The Oligoflexus sp. sequence TTTCTATACGGATCAGACCCTGCCCGAGACGCGCGAACCAGGCCTTATCCTTCCGGGTGAGCTGCAGCGTCTTCGTGAATTGATGCTGGCCGGGCTTCAGGATGAAAAACTTTTTATGCGCTGGATCGGAGGCTTTCTCACGGAGCCACGCAGTTTCCACGAAGCCCGGGACAAAAAGGTCAGCGAGAAGACGCTACGCGCCGGCTTAAAGAAGGGGCGCGCGGTCCAGCGGGCGGAAGGCGCTCGACTGGCTTTTTATACCGTAGGTGAAAAGCTTCATTTCGCGGCCGAGGGCGAATGTTTTGTGCTGGATCCTTCCTTGACAGAACTTGTGGCCCTTTTGTGCCGTGAGCAAAGCTATCGCGCCGAGGACCTCCTGGCTCATTCTGAAAAGCTTGGCTTCGCCGAACTTTTATGTCATCTATGGAATCAATCCTATGTGCGTTGGTCAGATGAAGAGTGAGCAGGTGTAAGCCTTGAGAGGGTGAGAAGCATGAGTCAGGCGAAGATTGCAGCGTTTTTCGATTTGGATCGGACCTTGATTGATGTGAACAGCGCGATACTCTATGCGCAGTTTGAGAGGAAGCACGGACGTATTTCCACGCGTCAGGTCCTGACGACGATCTTCCACTCGCTGCTCTATCATCTGAATATCGGTTCGATGGAAAAAGCCTATGCCCGGGCCATGAAGCACTTCACCGGCATCGCGGAAAAGGACCTTGCCGGCTGGGCCAAGGACTTTTTCGAGGAGGAGGTGAAGCCGCGTCTTCAGCCCGGCGCCTTGCCCGTTCTGCAGCAGCATAAGAACGCCGGCCATATCCTCGTGATGCTCACCAGCAGCTCGTGCTACCAGGCGGATTACGCCTGCCAGGCCTGGGGCCTTGATCATTGGATTGCCAATCGTTTTCCCACGGAGAATGGCCTTTTCCTGGGTACCTATCATAAGCCCCTGGTCTATGGCGATGGCAAGGTCCATCATGCCAAGGCCTGGGCTGCGGATGCGGGCGTTGACCTTCAGCGTTCCTACTTCTACACCGATTCTTATTCGGATCTGCCGATGCTGAAGGAGGTCGGTTACCCGATGGTCGTGAACCCTGATCCGAAGCTCAGGGCCCATGCTTTAAAATATAAGTGGGAACTTTTGGATTGGCGGCAACCGAAGACGGTGATGCCGCGCATGGAGGAAGCGAACGCTTAGAAACTGCGGTTGATGCTCAGCATCAATCCAGGGTCCTGCTTGGGCAGAAGGTGCAGCTTCATATTCCAAAGGCGAGGGGCTTCCTCGACTTCTTCCGTTTCCATTCCGTTATCACGACTCTGTTCGGCAAGGCTCTCGGCTGTTGGGAGCAGAGTATCCGCGCGACGCTTGGACTTTTTGCTGCCACCGCCGCCGCTGCTTTTGCCAAAGAAGAGACTGTCCAGAATACCCAGACCATACCCACCGACGGCAATCGCCAGCATCAGCTTCTGATTGCTCTGCGCGGCCTTCACGAAGGCTTCGTTCTGATTCAGAAAGTCCAGGGTTTCCTGATCGACAGGCTGATTAGCCGCCTGTTTCGCAAGGGCGTCCTGTCCGATTGAATCCGCATCCGCATTGGCCTTGGAAATCTCGCCATTGTAGTAAAGAAAGCCGACGATACCGGCCGCCTGAGCGCCGCCATAGATCAGACCCTTGCTGATTTCCCCGTTGAAGAGGTAACCGAGGCCAAAGGGAATGTAGGCCTTATACGAACTGCCGCTGCTCTTGGAAGACATTCTCTCGGACCTGTCATCGCTGAAGTCATCTCCACCGGAATCATCATCGCCACCGCCGCCTTTTTTGGCTTTGGTGAAGAGTTTTCGAACAGCCTTGTCCTTGACGGCATCCTTGGACAGGCTGACGTCAGGATCGAGCTTCAACGCTTTGGCGAAGAGTGATTCCGCTTTGCTTTTCTTGCCCATCTTGGCCGCCGCAGCACCCATGAGGGCCATGGCTTCGGCCTTGTCCGATTTGTCTTTGGCCTTTTTGACAACACCCGAAAGGATCTTGTAGGCCTTGGAATATTCCCCATCACGGAAAGCATCCAGACCCTTATTGTATCCGTCCGCAAACGCTGGGCCGCTTATCAGCAGCCAGCCGCCGAAGAGCCAAATGAGCAATCGGCTCCATTGAGTGTTCATCGGATCCCACCTCGCATCTCTATGGTCACCTCTGGACTATCGGCAGAACTCCTAAGGTGTTGAGGTGAAGGCTGAAAAAAGCCCGGAGCCCTGCACTAAAATTGGGCAGGGCTCGGTTCATACTTTTAAAAAGATTCGAAAAATTGGGGTTTTAGCCCTGGGCTGCGGGCGGGGTCCTGGCCAAAGATTTTTCCGCAGCTGTCGCCCAGTGCTGGTCCCAGGTATCCAGGTAAGGCCTCATGATCGAATGATAGAGCGGGGGAACCAGAGCGAGCAGGATCATGGTCATGTAACCGAAAGGGAGCGTCGGAGCATCCGGCTTCGGCTCCAAACGCCAGAAGGGAAGCTGACCCTTTTCATGATGATGCGAATGCCGGGTCAGGTTGAATAGAAACCAGCTGCTCAGAGAGTGATTGCTGTTCCAGGAATGACTGAAGCGAACGGGGGTTCCCGGCACGCGCACGAGTCCGTAGTGTTCGATGTAGTTGACGAGTTCAAGATAGCTCTTGCCGTAAATGGCCAGCCCGAGATGCAGAAGAAGACCCGCCCAACCCAAAAGTACCGTGCTCAGAGCGGCCAGGATCAGAGACAGGCACCAGCCACGCAGCACACGGTTGCCAAGGGACCAGACCGGGCGATTCTTTTTTTGACGAAAGTTTTTTTCGATGCGCCAGGCTCCGATATTGCCATCCCGCGTGGAACGCAGAAAGAAGGTGAAGAAGGATTCCCCGCGGCGTGCGGTCGCCGGATCGGCCCAGGTTCCTATCGTTCGGTGATGCCCATAGACGTGTTCTATCGCAAATTCACTATCCCAGGTGAAAGCCAGGAGACAGCGTCCGGTTTCCATCGCCCAGAGGCTCCAGGTGCGATGCACAAGTTCATGCGCGACGTTGGTGCCGGCGATTCCAAAGATAAGGCCAAGGCCCAGGAAAGCGCCCAGCCGATGCACGTTATGCGTCATGGCCTTATTTTCCAGGACATTCAGGCCCAAGGTCCCATCCAAAAACGCGCCAAAACCCAAAAGATCGTGTGGGGAGAATTGCCAGAGCAAAACAAAATTGGCGATCAGAAGCAAAGGCAGATTGGCAAAGAGGAAAGAATTTAAAATCCAGATGTATCGGTACTTCTTGTGATGAAGATCAGGAGGCAGGACGGCATCGCCCAGGGCGACGAGGCAGACGATCAGCAGCAGAGGAAACCAGAGCCAGGCGCCACCCGCGCTCAAGGCAAGGATAGCCGACACCACAAGCAGATTGCAGGGCAAGAACTTTAGGTAATGACGCACGACAGAGTTCCTATGCTTGAAAGGATGAGGTGTCTTTGCGACTTTTCATAGCACAGGACGATCGTCTCATACAAGTTCACTGGGCGCCAGCCTGCACAGGGGCAGGGGTTTTGGGTTTTGTGCTGTCGTCCTTGCGTGGAGCACCACGATTATACTGAAGGCTCACGCCGAATGCAAAATCCTGCTTTTTCACCGCGGGGCGGAATTGGAAGGCGGCGGTCAAAGCCAATTCCCATGTGGTGTTGAAGGCATAGTCAAGCTGGGTTTCCAGGACGCCGCCGAGCTGCAGACGACTGTTGGTGCGCTCCTTGGTTTCTTCCAGTTGGACCCGGGTCATCGTTTGTTCGACAATCAAAAGAGGTCCCGCGCCCAGGCCATAGCGGAAAAGTTTGGTCCCCGTCCATTGCATGGCGGTGCCCAGCTCATAAAAATGATGATGAACCTGCAGGGAGTCGGCGCGTGGGCGGGTGTCACGAGCCACGCCGAGCCTATTGTGCAGCCTCAGGCCCCAGGGCATGCGTATGTATTCGTGAAGATCCCAGCGGTATCTCTGTTCGTTGCCTTGATCCGGCTGCTCCACATGCAGCGTGGAAAGACCGAGGCCGACGCTGCTCCAGGGCAAAGCGGGCGTCATGATCTCGGCCTGGGCCGGGATCGAGAGGAGAAGGAGGAGGCCGAGGCTCTTGAACTTTAATTCGGGCATCTGAGGTTCAGCCTTACATTATCCGTGTCGAACCATTTCCTGAATACTGTGCAGTAAGCTGTCTGGTCCGCCGGGACTTCCAGGAGTATGGCGTTGAGCAGCGCGCTGTAATCCAAAAGATCGACGTCCCGGCGCTCTTTCCACGTCTGACGAAACGCGGGCAGGGCATCGAAGGCGTGCGTGGCCACGAGCAAAGGGCTCTGGCCGGGAAGCTGGGCGATTTCATAGAGAGCGGACGCCAGCACGGAACCCTGGCAATAGAAGCTGCCTTTGCAGACGCCGTTGAGCGAGGTGCGCAGCGTCCAGCTTACCGGCAGGCGCCTTTCCTGATCCAGCTCCGGTAGCGAGGCTCCGAATTCCGTCACGCTTTCCGTCACGGCATACGAGAAGTAATCGGCGAGGCCTTCG is a genomic window containing:
- a CDS encoding tetratricopeptide repeat protein; the protein is MNTQWSRLLIWLFGGWLLISGPAFADGYNKGLDAFRDGEYSKAYKILSGVVKKAKDKSDKAEAMALMGAAAAKMGKKSKAESLFAKALKLDPDVSLSKDAVKDKAVRKLFTKAKKGGGGDDDSGGDDFSDDRSERMSSKSSGSSYKAYIPFGLGYLFNGEISKGLIYGGAQAAGIVGFLYYNGEISKANADADSIGQDALAKQAANQPVDQETLDFLNQNEAFVKAAQSNQKLMLAIAVGGYGLGILDSLFFGKSSGGGGSKKSKRRADTLLPTAESLAEQSRDNGMETEEVEEAPRLWNMKLHLLPKQDPGLMLSINRSF
- a CDS encoding HAD family hydrolase codes for the protein MSQAKIAAFFDLDRTLIDVNSAILYAQFERKHGRISTRQVLTTIFHSLLYHLNIGSMEKAYARAMKHFTGIAEKDLAGWAKDFFEEEVKPRLQPGALPVLQQHKNAGHILVMLTSSSCYQADYACQAWGLDHWIANRFPTENGLFLGTYHKPLVYGDGKVHHAKAWAADAGVDLQRSYFYTDSYSDLPMLKEVGYPMVVNPDPKLRAHALKYKWELLDWRQPKTVMPRMEEANA
- a CDS encoding alkane 1-monooxygenase, with translation MRHYLKFLPCNLLVVSAILALSAGGAWLWFPLLLIVCLVALGDAVLPPDLHHKKYRYIWILNSFLFANLPLLLIANFVLLWQFSPHDLLGFGAFLDGTLGLNVLENKAMTHNVHRLGAFLGLGLIFGIAGTNVAHELVHRTWSLWAMETGRCLLAFTWDSEFAIEHVYGHHRTIGTWADPATARRGESFFTFFLRSTRDGNIGAWRIEKNFRQKKNRPVWSLGNRVLRGWCLSLILAALSTVLLGWAGLLLHLGLAIYGKSYLELVNYIEHYGLVRVPGTPVRFSHSWNSNHSLSSWFLFNLTRHSHHHEKGQLPFWRLEPKPDAPTLPFGYMTMILLALVPPLYHSIMRPYLDTWDQHWATAAEKSLARTPPAAQG